CTTCCTGGCCGAGCAGGGGTACGCCTACCGGATCGTGGACTCCCACGACGTCGGCGCCTGAGCCTCAGGCCTCAGGGCGTGTCGTCGCCCAGCTGCACGTGCAGGGTGAACCGGTCGCTGCGGTAGGTGGAGCGGGAGACCTGCACCACCCGCTCGCCGCACAGGGCGCGGCGGGCCAGGCGCAGCACGGGCCGTCCGGCGTCGAGGCCGAGCAGCTCGGCCTCCTCCGGGTTGGCGACGTCGGCCTGGACGGCGTCCTCCGCCCAGGTCGGACGGAGCTGGCGGCTCTGCAGGGCGTCGTACAGGCTGGTGGGCAGTCCTTCGGCCAGGAAGCCCGGCAGCATCGCCTCGTTGAGGTAGGCGTCCTCCAGGCAGATGGCGCTCCCGCCGGCGCGGCGCAGCCGCTTCCAGTGCAGCACGGGCGCGTGCGGCGCGATCTCCAGAGCCCGCGCCACCCCGGGTCCGGCCTTCTCGACCCGGGCCAGCAGCGTCCGGGACTCCGCGCTCATCCCCCGCCGGCGCATGTCCTCGGTAAAGCTGG
The window above is part of the Nocardioides campestrisoli genome. Proteins encoded here:
- a CDS encoding GntR family transcriptional regulator, whose translation is MEQAVETAQRALKHVVVREYVRDLLDGAEPGTPAPSERELVSHFKVARMTVRQALDALVAEGLLERMPGRGTFVARPRRRAARLTSFTEDMRRRGMSAESRTLLARVEKAGPGVARALEIAPHAPVLHWKRLRRAGGSAICLEDAYLNEAMLPGFLAEGLPTSLYDALQSRQLRPTWAEDAVQADVANPEEAELLGLDAGRPVLRLARRALCGERVVQVSRSTYRSDRFTLHVQLGDDTP